From Carnobacterium alterfunditum DSM 5972:
ATCCCCTCCATCACACTTTTAACCGTTTGTTGCATTTTATTCATAGATACACTTAGTTTCCCTGTTTCATCTTTTTCTGTTATTTTTAACGGTTCTAAGCTGAGATCGCCCTCAGAAATACTTTGCATCCGTTTCATCACTACGTTAAGCGGTTTTGTAATATTGTTAGCTGTTAAATAGGCTACGAGTAAAGATAATAGCGCTACAAGGATCATGATACCTACACTGATGACCCTAACACGCTCACCATTTTCAATTACTTGTTGACCAATCACAGTAATATCTTTTTCACGTTCATCAGCTAGAGCAGAAAATCCTGCAACTAGTTCTCTTTCGATTGGCTGAGCTTGTTCGATCATAATTTCGCTGACTTTTTCCCGTTCCCCATTATCATAGGCTGTCAAAGCTTCATCAGTTAAAGTGCCCCATTCGATTTTCTTGCTGATCAAATCATTCAATTCTTCTGAATTGCTTAATTCCAAAGCTTGATTTTCTAATGCAATGCTTGCCGTTAGTTCATCTTCAAATTCCTGTCTGTATGATTCATCTTCATACAGCATGAATCCTCTCATAAGACTCGTGCGTTTGTTCATATTCACTGAAAGTTTTTCGTCAACGATCAGAAGTGCCATCTCTTTTTCTAATATATCCCTTATTGAATCATTTGTATTATTTACTGAGTTGATCGTATAAACACTTAATATAAGCATTAATCCGATTGTGATCATAAAACCCGCTAAAATTTTTGCTCGAATACTTTTCAACAAAATCCTTTTTTTCATTTGTTTACTCCTTCTTATCTATTAATGGGTTTAAACTGCCTAAATGACCGTTTAAACCCACTAAATTCCTTTTGTTATCTTTTTTACAGGTACCGTTATTAATATTAAATAAATCTATTTTTAATACTAGGCTTTAGATTTTAAATTCTGCGACCATCTCGGCTAAACCTTTAGCTAAGTCTGCAAGTTGTTCCGAATTCCCTGCAACTTCTTCCATAGAACTAGTGATTTCTTGTGAAGCAGCAGACGTCTCTTCGACACCAGCAGCAGATTCCTCTGAAACAGAAGCAATCTCTTCAATCGAACTATTCATGATCTCACTATTTACTTGGATACTTTCTAAATTATCAGATATGTCTTTGATGCCTTTTACCATTGTCGTAACAGAAGCATTAATTTGGTTAAAGGTATCTCCAGTCTTCTTGATTTGGCTGGTTCCCTCTTGAACTTCAGTGTAACCTGTTTGTAAAGAGTCGCTCACTCGTTTAGACTCAGTCTGGATTTTCTCAACAAATCCGGTAATATCAGAAATAGATACGGCAACTTGTTCAGCTAATTTACGGACTTCATCTGCGACCACTGCAAACCCTCTGCCGTGTTCACCAGCTCGTGCAGCTTCGATTGCAGCATTTAAAGCCAATAGGTTCGTTTGATCAGCAATTTTTTGGATGATCATAACTAAATTTGTGATTTCTTTTGTTTGGTTATCCAGTGTGGCCATTTTAAATACGGCATCCAACACAATTTCATCGATTTTAGCCATTTGACGGTTCGAATCTTCCATGTATTCCTTACCTTGAGTAGTCATGGATAACACACCCATTGAAGAGTCTTTGATTTTTTCGCCGCTTTTATTTGTGCTTTGGACCTTTTTAGTAAAATTACCCATCACAACGGATAAATTGCTTGCAGTTGTCGCTTGTGTTTCTGATCCAGTTGCCAATTCTTGCATTGTTATCGCAACTTGCTCAGAACCTGATTTCACTTCATTGGCAGATTGGGTAAGTTCATTACTGTTGTTGGTCAACATCTCTGAAGCTCTTTTTATGCCTTCCATAACTTCTTTTTCCATTACTTGCATTTGATTAATAGCCATAGCCAACTGTCCTGTTTCATCCTTGGCAGTTATTGCTAACGGTTCGGAGGTGAGATCACCATAAGCGATCGTCTGCATGCGTTCCATAACTTTTTTGATTGGTTTTGTGATCGAATTAGACGTTAATAAAGCAATCGTGATTCCAAGTATAATCACTAAAACACTAATGATGAACGTTAACATCAATGAGCTCTTACCTAGATTGGTCACCGATTGGGCTTGTGCATTGATAGAATCCATTCGTATATCTGATAGTTTTTCAAATTCTTTTATTAAATCATTTGAATAGGGCTCTACAGAAGAACGCAAATAACTGGCTGCTCCAGCTTCATCCCCACTGTCGTATCGTTCAAATACATCCGTAAGGACCATTGCTTCCCAATCTACGCTCCTATCGATCACTTCTTGGGTTTCTTTTTTAGTTGATAAAGCTAAAACTTGTTTTTCATACTTCTGACTTTTTTCAGTATATTGATCAAACAAATTTTTATATAGGCCATCTCCAAACAATATGTATCCTCTCGCTGCTGCGATCCTTTGCGAAATACTCAATGTCAATTGATCATTAGCTATCAAAAGTGTTAATTCTTCGTCGATCATTTGTTCTGTTTTATTATTTGTCTTTGAAATAGTTACGATCATTATCGTTGCTAATACAATAACTAGTAAAATAATTGTCATAAAAGCTAAGAGGATTTTAGTTTTTAAACTCTTAAAGTTCAATGCACTTTTTAACTTTGTTAGATCCCAGTTTTTAATATTCCATTTGCTTGAGGCGATATTTTTTTCTTCTATATTATTTTCCAACTACTTTTCACCCTTCCATTTCTGTTAAAAATAACTTGATTCATTTTTTACTCTTCGCATATCTTCTATTATATCGGTCTATTTTCAGAAAACTTTAGCCTAACTTTATGAATCTTTCAATCTAAATTTGACCACATAAAAAAGACAAGCTTAGCACCCTGAATCAATGCCCTAGCTTGTCTTTTTTATGATCTAACATCTTATAGAGCTGTCTTTTACATTATTACACAGCCACGTATTCTCCGAGCGAGATATCGTATTGGATCACGTCATCGCTTCTATTTTCATCCCAAATAATTTTACCTTGTTCTATTTCCACTACTCGATTACGAAATTTTTCTACAATACTACGATTGTGGGTGACCATTAAAATGGTCGTTCCTCTTTGATTGATGCGATAAAATAAACGCATGATCTCTAAAGCCGTTTTTGGATCTAAATTACCTGTTGGTTCATCCGCAATGATCAACTTAGGTGAATTAACGATTGCACGAGCGATCGACACGCGTTGTTGTTCTCCACCGGATAATTCGGTTGGTTTATCATTTGCCTTGTCTTCTAGATTAACATACCGCAAAGCTTGCATCACAAGCGGCCTGATTTCTTCTGGTTCAGTACCGATCACTTCTAATGCATACGCAATATTTTCAAAAACAGTACGGTCTAACAATAATTTGAAATCTTGAAAAACGATTCCAATCTGTCTTCTAAGTTTTGGGATATCTTTTCCCTTCATTTTAGAAAGCAGTTGACCACAAACTTCGATCTGACCTTTGTTTGCTGCTTCTTCTCGGTACAATAATTTTGCCAATGTTGATTTTCCAGAGCCGCTAGCTCCAACTAAATAAACAAACTCGCCATCTTCAATTGTTAGATCAACGCCTCGAAGAGCTTTTACTCCTTTAGAGTAGCTTTTAACAACATTCTTCATTCTAATCATGATCAATCACCCGATTTACCTCAAATTCTTTCCTGACGCTCGTTTTTGCGTCAACCCAAATCCGATAGTGTATGTGCCTAAAGATATATGTACCTTTTCCTGTTATTCGTCTAACTCTTATTGTTTAAATTGGTTGATGACCGAAGCCATTTCATCTGTTCCTTGTGCGACTTTAAGGTTCAATGAATATGACCGTTGTGCCAACATCATTTCAGTAATAGAAGAGGCTAAATCAACATTTGATGCTTCTAAATAATTTTGTTGGATCGTACCGTCTCCTGCTCCAAATGTCCCATCATAGCTGAATTTATTCTCTCCAACAGGCTGCATAGCATTCGTTCGAGTAGGATAAAATAAAGGGATCGTTCCAACCAGCGTACTGCCATTCTCTGAGTGGATCGTTACTTCACCATTCTCAGCAATGGATACATCTCCTTCAGGCCATTGGTTGGTTGGAATAGTTGCTTGGATCTCCAAAGTATCCCCATTACCGTTTGTGATCGATTTGTCTCCATTTACCTGAAAAGCTCCGTCTCGTGTCAAATACTGCTCGCCGTTTTCGCCGATCACCCCAAAGAACCCTTCTCCGGCAATAGCCAAGTGGTAATCGTTTGAATCGGAAACAAGTGAACCTTGTGCGAAGTTGGTAGAAGTAACAGCGCTCTTAGATCCGATCGCAATTCCTGAACCTTGAACAGTATCTGATAAGTATGAAGCTTCTGCGTTCATATCATTCAGCAACAACTCATTAAAACTGATATTCTTTGACTTATAACCAGTTGTATTGATATTTGCGATGTCATTTGATACTGCATCCATTTGATTTTGAATGGCATTCATGCCACTTTTACTAACACTTAACGGTATACTCATCTTCTCATCCTCCTAAACTTTCCCAACTTCATTGACTGCTTTTCTTAACGTTTCATCCGCTGCACTGAGGGCCTTTTGATTCGCTTCAAATGCTCTTGAAACTTGCATCAAGTTCGTGATCTCATCGACCGTTTCGACATTAGATGTTTCCAAGTAACTTTGTTGCACAACCGTGCCGCCAACTTGTGCTGTTGTGCCACCTTGCCCCGTATATAATGTGTCGCCAGCTCTTGTCAAGCTAGCCGTGTCTTCAAATTCAGTGATCATCAAACGGTTTCCCGTTCCAGCAATGTTGCCTCTGTTATCAATTGCAAAATCCGCTCCATTGACTTGGATAGGTGCCGATTGCCCATCAGCTGACACTCCCATGACGCGATAGCCTTCTTGCGTGACCAATTCTCCTGTATCGTTAACGTTGAAATTCCCGTTACGTGTGTAGGAAGTTTCGCCGTTTGGTGCTTGAACTGTGAAAAAGCCGTCCCCTTGGATCGCTACATCTGTTGTAGAAGTTGTTGCTTTTAAACCACCTTGACTAAAATTTTGAACGATCTCATCAATTTGATTGCCAAAAGTGAATCCGCCGATATCTTGCTGACGATTTAACAATGGTCCATCTAAATGGTTTGACATCACTTCTGATGCGCGTGTGCTTTGAATGATTTCTTGTGATTTATATCCAGCAGTATTGATATTAGCTACATTTGCACTAATATTTTCTTGCTTTTTTTGCAAAATGTTAAAGCTATTGTTGAGCGTTGTTAAACTTCTAATCATCGTATTCTCTCCTCATCGATTCTTTTAATTTCAAAATCGTTTTGCCATGTATCTGTGAAACTCTAGGAACCGAAATATCAAAGATATACGCAATTTCTTTAAGTGACAACTCTTCAACATAATACAAATTCAAAATCGTTTGCTCTCTCTTATCCAATTTGGTCACATTTTTAGTCAGCAGTTGTTGACGTTCCTTATCCAACAAGACATCTTCAGAACCTGTTTCACTTTTGTCTTCTAAGAAATCCATCAATTCGATTGAATTGCCATCATCGCTAAACATCACTTTTTCTAATGATACCGAGGCCAAATTATGAACTGTTTCATGGATCTTTGCTAAAGCTTTTTCATCGATTTTCAATTCTGAACAAATTTCTTTCTCAGTTGGTGTACGCATGAACGATGCTTCTAATTTTTCTTTGGCACGATAATAGTCGTTCAGTTTTCCCATCCGGGTCCGCGATACCGGAGCTGTTTTTCTGATTTCATCAATAATCGAACCCTTAATTCTAATATACGCATACCCTTCAAAAGGAACTTTTTTCGATTTATCGAATTTTTCCAGTGCATCCATTAGACCAATGACTCCTATATTATATAAGTCATCTCTGTCATACTGGCTTCGCTTAACATCTATTCGATTAACGATTTTTTCTACTAAGGGAAGGTATTTAATGATTTCCTTTTCCCTATCATTTTCGTAATACATTTATACCCCTCCCCCATTAAGAACTAGCACGAACTGACATGAAAAACAGTCACACTATCCCAATCCTTTCACCAGTCTACTTAGCTCTTATCTATCATCATCCATTGATCATACCCACTGTTTCAATTGGAATGTCATTCGGTACTTCGTTCAATGACACAACTGCTAAATCAGGAAAATTATACGAAATCAGATTTTTCATTGCTGGTCTTACTTTTGGTGAAGCCAATAAAACATGCGGGATCCCTCTTGCCGAAAGCTGATTGTGAATAGCTGTGATACTGTCAAAAATTTTCGTAACCGTTTCGGGCTGCAAAATCGGGATCGATCCAGCAGAAGATTTTTGGATACTGCGTGTGATCTGCTCTTCCGTATCCGGCAGTATAGTCACGACTTGAAGAACATTTTGTTCATCTAAGTAAGGTTTAACGATCGTCCGTTTAAGCGATTGGCGCACATATTCGGTCAGCATTTCGATGTCTTTCGTTGTATTTCCATAGTCCGCTAACGTTTCTAAAATAGTCACCAAATCATTGATTGGGATACTTTCTTTCAATAAGTTTTGTAAGACTTTTTGGACTTCTCCCAAACGAAGGATATCTGGGATCAGTTCATCGATCACCACGCCATATTTATCTTTGATGCCTTCAAGCAATTGTTTGACTTCTTGTCTGCCTAGCAATTCATAACTAGATTTATAAATCGTCTCTTTTAGGTGAGTAACTAAAACGGTTATCGGATCGACTACTGTGTATCCCCTCAAATCGGCCGCTTCTCTATCGCCTTCGTTGACCCACATGGCGTCTAGGCCAAAAGCCGGTTCTTTTGTTGGGATACCATCGAAGTCAAACTCTGTTTCGCCTGGGTCCACGATCATATATTTATCTAAGTACAATTCGCCGCGAGCCACAACGTTACCTTTGATTTTGAGCACATAATCATTGGCTTTGAGCTGTAAGTTATCTCTGATGCGTATCGGACTCAATAAGATCCCCAATTCATGAGCACTTTGTTTACGAATCGTTGTGATATGACTCATTAAATTATTGTCTTGATTTTCATCGGTTATTGGGATCAAACCATAACCGATCTCGATGGAAATCGGATCCACTTGAAAAGAAGCCACTGATTCATCTGAGCTTTTTTCTTGTTTCGTCCGCTGCAAAGCTTTCGAACGCATTTCTTTAGCTTTTTGATTCGAGTTCTTTGATTTTTCATTTTCCATCAATAAGTACCCGGTCGCACCTGCCATCAATCCTAATACTAGAAAGGGAAACGTTGGAAAACCCGGCATAACTGAAAATGAAATCAAAATCACTGATAGTATCAGCATAACTTTTGGTGAATGGAATAATTCTTCCCCTATGGAACTACCAAAACCTTTGATACTTCCAGAGCGGGTAACTAAAATTCCCGATGCTACCGAGATCAATAATGAAGGAATTTGACTGACCAGTCCATCACCAATCGTTAACTGCCCGAATGTTGTCAAAGCTTCCATGACTTCCATGTCATTTTGCAGCGAATGGATCGCTACTCCGCCGATCAAGTTGATGATCGTGATGATCAGACCAGCAATAGCATCTCCTTTGACGAACTTACTTGCTCCATCCATTGCTCCGAAAAACTGGGTCTCTCTTTCAAGGTCTGACCGTCTTTTTTTAGCCTGTTCTTCGTTGATCAGCCCTGAGTTCATGTCCGCATCGATAGCCATTTGTTTACCTGGCATAGCATCGAGTGTAAACCTTGCTGAAACTTCAGAAACACGACTGGCCCCATTTGTTACGACCATCATTTGAATGATCACGATGATGATAAAGATGACTGCTCCAACGATGAAATTACTTCCGGTTACGACGTTAGCAAATGTTTCAATAACCGCTCCTGCTTTTCCTTCAGTTAAAATCAACCGTGTAGAAGAGATGTTCAGTGCTAACCGAAACATGGTAGTGATCAACAACATGGTTGGAAAAGTCGAGAATTCTAACACGTTTTTTGTAAACAGCGTCAGCAGCAATATGGTGATCGATAATGCTATGTTGATGATCAGCATAAAATCGAGTAGTCCAGCTGGTAATGGAATAATGATCATGCCCAGAATAGCCATGACCAAAAAAGCAACGATCACATCCAAAGAACCGGTTAGTTTTTCAATTTTCCCCCAAAAGGCAGTAGACATATTTTTGAACTCCTCATCTTAAAAAGCATTAAATCTTGTATTTGTTCATTTCTTCCGTTTGGTAAACCAATGCGAGTATTTCAGCAATAGCTTGGTAAAGATCCATTGGCACTGGCTGGCCGATTTCGACCGCCTTATACATAGCTCTAGCGACAGGTTTGTTTTCAATGATTGGAATATCGAGCGCTTTAGCCAGTTCTCTAATTTTTGCAGCTTGATGATCTGCCCCTTTAGCCACGATGATCGGTACTTCGTCTTTGCCTTTCTCATAACGAATCGCAATGGCTAAATGAGTCGGGTTTGTGATAATGGCCGTTGCCGTCTCCACATCGTGCAAGCCCCCTTTTGTCAACTGACGGTAGCGTTGTCTCCTTTGAGACTTGATCTGCGGGTCACCTTCAGCTTCCTTGTATTCATCTTTTAATTCTTGTTTGGACATCTTCAAATTTTTCCGGTAGTCATAAACTTGATAAATGTAATCGATCAAGCCTAATATAAGCAGCAACACACCTAATTGGGTTGCCAATTCCATGACAAGATCAGACATTAAAAAAAATAATTTTTCTGTCCCTACATTGCTGGAATTAAGGATCAAGTAAACCGATGTTTCAAGTGTTTTATAGGCCATCCAAAAGACTAAAGTTAACTTAGCAACATTTTTAAACAGTGTGAACACGGTCTTTTTACTGAACATATTCTTAAATCCACTGATTGGGTTTATTTTGCTTAGCTTGAATTTAATAGGTTCTATCGAAAATAAAAAGCCAGTCTGTACAATAGTGGATACAAATGCTGCGACGAATGCAATAACGAGGAACGGACCAGCCAACACCATTATAAATATGATCGACCTCATCCCAATATTTGCTAAATTATTTTCTAAGCCATCTACTGTCAATCCAGCCGATAAGTAATTTTGCAAATAGAGCAAACTATATTTCAATATGTAATTTCCTAAAAAGGTTGCTGCAAGGATAAAGACGATAAATGTCACAGCGGAAGTTAAATCTGGGCTCTTAGGAATCTCGCCTTTTTTTCTAGTGTCCCGCAGTTTTTTGGGACTGGCTTTTTCTGTTTTCCCATCTTTTTCCGCCATTCATTTTCACCTCGCCTTTTTTTACAATAACTGAATAAATTCATTCATGTATTTCACCATAAGTGGCAGCGTCGTTTGGATCGTTTCGATTAACGTTGGCAAGAATATCAGCATCAGAACAAAACTAGCCGCTATTTTTAAGGGCATTCCCAAAATCAATACATTGATTTGAGGAACCGAACGTGAGATCAACCCTAAGATAACTTCTGTCAATAAGGCCACGATTACCATTGGTGCTGCTATATTAAAAGCCAATTCAAAAATAATGCCAAGTAGCTTCATCATGCCTTCTACACCAAAATCACCTAATTCAGTACTGAAGATTGGCACGGATCGGAACGATTGTACCAAGCTTTTGATCACGACATGGTGGAGGTTGGTGATGTAGAATACACACATGGACAACCAATAATAAATCTTCCCATAATAAGAAACATTTATCCCCATGGTTGGATCATAAACAGCTCCCATTGAGAACCCAACTTGAAAATCTACAAAATTACCGGCAATCTCAATTGCAGAAAAAAAGAGTTTTGTAATAAATCCAATAGCCATCCCAAGCAAAACTTCTTTTAGGATCAAAATCGCAAAAAAGAGCGTATCCGCTACTTCATTCATGGCCGGTACGGCTGAATAAGCTGCAAGTGTGATCCCCATTGCTAAAGCGATTTTTGCTACATTGGGTAGACCTTTAATGGAGAATCCAGGACTTACAACTATAAAAGATGTCACCCGTATGAATATTAAAATGATGGTTTGCAATTGTATGGTCATGGTCGCTCACAGTTCCGCGATCATTTCGAAAATTTTCTGCGTGAACATAATAAGACTATTCATCATAAAATTTCCAAAAACAATCAATGAGACGATTACCGCTAAGATTTTAGGTACAAAACTCAACGTTTGTTCTTGAAGCTGTGTGGTTGCTTGGATGATACTAATAAATAGCCCCACCACTAGGGCAATGATCAACGTCGGACCTGCTACGATTATCATCACCATGAAGGCTTCTCTTATAATGTCTAAAACTTTTTCCATTGTCATTTTTTTACACCTCTACTGAAATCCTGTAACTAGCGATTCGACCACTAAATACCATCCATCGACTAAAACAAATAATAATAATTTAAATGGCAATGAAATCATCACCGGAGACAACATGAACATCCCCATCGACATCAGGATACTAGCCACGACAATATCAATGACTAAAAACGGAATAAAGATCAAGAATCCAATACTGAATGCTGTTCTCAATTCACTGATAATAAAAGCTGGGATGGCTATATTCAATGGCAAATCATCTATAACTGTTGGTTCGTCAGTTTCAGATATATCCAAAAACAATTGAATGTCTTCATCTCTTGTTTGTTTGTACATGAATTTTTTAATAGGTTGTGCGGCTGATTCAAATGCCTCTTGACCAGATATTTCTTCATTTATGTATGGCGTAATAGCATCCGTCATCACTTCAGTGTATACAGGTTGCATAATAAACAAAGATAGAAATAGTGCGATCCCTATTAACACCAAATTAGGCGGATTTTGTTGCGTCCCTAATGAACTTCTGACAAATGACAGCACAATAATAATGCGTGTGAAACTTGTCGTTAGTACTAGAAATGTTGGTGCGATACTCAATGCAGTTGTTAAAAGAAATAACTGAACGACTTGAGAGGTTTCTCCAGCGCCATTTTCAAATACCTTCGATAACCCGCTCAGGCTATCTGTTAGTTCAGCCGCCGAAGCGACTTTTGGAAAGAGAACGAAGCTAATTAAAAAGAGGGACAAGCCTAAAATCCATTTATTTTTCTTTTGCAACTTTATTTCCTCTTTTCATAGAAAGACTGATACCGGGACCGCAATGATTTAAAAGTCTGAACCAAAATCTGAACCAATTTCTTACCCATTTGTTGGTTATCTGATCTCGTAGGGAAATATGGTATCTTTTCTTCTATACTACTTGCGATTTTCTCTTTTTCTACTGCTGTCAGTTCTTTTAAGATTTCATTGCGAGTATCTGTAAAACTCATTAAGTAGTACGTATCTGCAATTTCTACAATACTCAATGCCGAACTTTTACTGGTTGGGGTTCTCTCAATCACTTTAATTACTTGGTTTTTTTTCGCCATAAACGTATTTAAGTACTTTAACCCATAATTTGCTGCCCATATGATAACAATTAATGCTACGACACTTTTCAATACATAAACCAGTCCAAGTCCCAATTTTCTATTTCTCCTTCTCGCTTCTTATTATTGCGTCACAATATTCGTGATAAAGATAGCATCCACAAGATCCTCATCCATTTTGACATTAACGGCCTCGATCAATTCTTGTTTGATCAATAACTTATTATCTTCTTCTTTAAAGACAGTATCTTCTGTTTTATTCCGCAAAACAGTAATAACTGAATCTCTAATTTGAGCCATATTTGCAGTCAATTTTTCCCCTGCACCTTCTTTTGAACTATGTAAAGAAAGTTCTATTTTTAAAAAGGTCTTTTTAATAGATGTACCAGAGTCTAAATTGATTAAAAATTCTTCTAAAGGAACCGTTGTTTCTACAATTTCTTCTTTAAATAAATCTGAAATGATTACCTGTGCCTTACCAGAAGTAAAACCATAACTAACGACTCCTATTATTACTATTGCAAAGAAAATACTAACAACCCATAACTTTTTTTTCTTTCCTTTAGTTCCTTTAGTCGTTTTACTTTTTTTTGTCGGTTTTGCTTTTTCAGATGCCATATGTATCTACTCCTCCTGATGCTCATAAACGAGTACAATGTTTACTCGTCTATTTCTCGCTCTATTTTCATCTGAATTATTTGGAACAGATGGGTGATACTCCCCATACCCCTTAGCTGATAATCTTGTTGGTGTAACGCTTCTCTCTTCACTTAAATACCGTAAGACGGATAAAGCTCTGCTTGTGGATAATTCCCAGTTGCTGCTAAAATTAGCATTGTTCATTGGAACATCGTCCGTATATCCTTCTATTACGACATCATTTTCGAATTGTTGGACCAACTCTCCTAAATTATTTAATGTATTTATTCCAGAATCAGCAATAATAGCACTTCCACTTCCAAATAAAATAGATTCTTGAATGTTTACATAAATCCCATCTTGATCGTATTTAACGCTTGCTTGAGCTGTCATATCTTTTGTTTCTAAAAATTGAACGACTTCGTCATACATCTTGATTAATTCTGGATCAACGGCATCTTCACTTGGTACTGCTATAATATCTTCGCTTGGCTCAGTTTCAGTATCGGTTACTGTATTTTCTTCGATTACGGACTCTCCACCATTAAAGGCTGATTGGATCGAATTAGACGCTTCATTAAATTTGTCTAAGCTTACACTTGACATAGAATAGAGCAGGATAAAGAATGTCAGCAATAACGACATCAAATCTGAAAAAGTCGTTATCCACCCTCCTCCGCCAGAGCTACTGCTATTGGTTTCTTTCTTTTTCCTTCTTCTAGCCATAATTTTGTTCCTCTTGTTGGAGCTTCGCTGCAGCTTTCAAGGTTTCTTCTTTATTTTCAAAAGGCAAATACCCTTTCAATTTTTGTTCGATCACACGTGGGTTTTCTCCAGCTTGTAAGGATAAGACACCTTCAATGATCATTTCACAACTTTTCATCTCTTCATTCGTTTGCATTTGCAAATTGCTTGCGATTGGAATAAACACCAGATTAGCTAAGAAGCTTCCATAAAAAGTTGTTATCAAAGCCGTTGCCATTCCTACACCAATCGTACTAGGGTCATTTAATTCTCCCAACATAATGACTAAACCAATCAGTGTACCGATCATTCCGAAAGCCGGAGCCATTTCGCCCCATTTTAAAAAGATGTCCTGGCCGATTCGGTGTCTTTTCTCAATATTTTCTGCTGTGATTTCCATGATGTCTCTGACGGTTTCTGGTTCTAGCCCATCAACAGCCATCTGTAGTCCGATTACCATTAATTCATTATCTTGTTCCTCAATATCTGCTTCAATCGCTAAAATTCCTTGGCTTCTTGCTTTTCTAGATAATGCCGCAAACGTTTCAATCAATTTAGCGTAATCAGGATTTGGATCAAGCAATAAGTTTTTTAAAATAGACGGCAATTTCTTGATCGATTTCAATGGAAAACTAATCAAAATCGCACTAAATGAACCGCCAAGCGTAATCACTAGAGAAGGCGCATTTAAAAAACTAGCAATATTTCCACTAGAAGTAATCGACCAAATAATCAACCCAATACCTAAAAATAAACCGACTATTGGTACAATATTTTTTTTCATAATTCTCCTTCTGAAAAACCGTTGACTATTTTTCTTCTGTACTGAATGATTTTTTCCACTATTTCTTTTTCGGTCTCGGCAACGCGTAAGCTTTTACCATCCGTCAATGTAATAATAGTGTCGAAAGAACGGTCTATTCGATAAATTAAATCGCAATTCAAATAAAATTCTTTTCCTGAAATAGTTGTTAAAGCAATCATACCTAAACCCCAATCTGCTTTCGTTTTCTTCATCAAGATAGAAGGCTTCTCGGACTTTCAGAAAAACCTCCTTACTAGAAATTAATTATCTTTTTAGATTGATCAATTCTTCTAACATCGTATCAGAGGTTGTAATACTTCTTGAGTTTGC
This genomic window contains:
- the flhA gene encoding flagellar biosynthesis protein FlhA; translated protein: MSTAFWGKIEKLTGSLDVIVAFLVMAILGMIIIPLPAGLLDFMLIINIALSITILLLTLFTKNVLEFSTFPTMLLITTMFRLALNISSTRLILTEGKAGAVIETFANVVTGSNFIVGAVIFIIIVIIQMMVVTNGASRVSEVSARFTLDAMPGKQMAIDADMNSGLINEEQAKKRRSDLERETQFFGAMDGASKFVKGDAIAGLIITIINLIGGVAIHSLQNDMEVMEALTTFGQLTIGDGLVSQIPSLLISVASGILVTRSGSIKGFGSSIGEELFHSPKVMLILSVILISFSVMPGFPTFPFLVLGLMAGATGYLLMENEKSKNSNQKAKEMRSKALQRTKQEKSSDESVASFQVDPISIEIGYGLIPITDENQDNNLMSHITTIRKQSAHELGILLSPIRIRDNLQLKANDYVLKIKGNVVARGELYLDKYMIVDPGETEFDFDGIPTKEPAFGLDAMWVNEGDREAADLRGYTVVDPITVLVTHLKETIYKSSYELLGRQEVKQLLEGIKDKYGVVIDELIPDILRLGEVQKVLQNLLKESIPINDLVTILETLADYGNTTKDIEMLTEYVRQSLKRTIVKPYLDEQNVLQVVTILPDTEEQITRSIQKSSAGSIPILQPETVTKIFDSITAIHNQLSARGIPHVLLASPKVRPAMKNLISYNFPDLAVVSLNEVPNDIPIETVGMING
- the flhB gene encoding flagellar biosynthesis protein FlhB, whose protein sequence is MAEKDGKTEKASPKKLRDTRKKGEIPKSPDLTSAVTFIVFILAATFLGNYILKYSLLYLQNYLSAGLTVDGLENNLANIGMRSIIFIMVLAGPFLVIAFVAAFVSTIVQTGFLFSIEPIKFKLSKINPISGFKNMFSKKTVFTLFKNVAKLTLVFWMAYKTLETSVYLILNSSNVGTEKLFFLMSDLVMELATQLGVLLLILGLIDYIYQVYDYRKNLKMSKQELKDEYKEAEGDPQIKSQRRQRYRQLTKGGLHDVETATAIITNPTHLAIAIRYEKGKDEVPIIVAKGADHQAAKIRELAKALDIPIIENKPVARAMYKAVEIGQPVPMDLYQAIAEILALVYQTEEMNKYKI
- the fliR gene encoding flagellar biosynthetic protein FliR, whose translation is MTIQLQTIILIFIRVTSFIVVSPGFSIKGLPNVAKIALAMGITLAAYSAVPAMNEVADTLFFAILILKEVLLGMAIGFITKLFFSAIEIAGNFVDFQVGFSMGAVYDPTMGINVSYYGKIYYWLSMCVFYITNLHHVVIKSLVQSFRSVPIFSTELGDFGVEGMMKLLGIIFELAFNIAAPMVIVALLTEVILGLISRSVPQINVLILGMPLKIAASFVLMLIFLPTLIETIQTTLPLMVKYMNEFIQLL
- the fliQ gene encoding flagellar biosynthesis protein FliQ; the encoded protein is MTMEKVLDIIREAFMVMIIVAGPTLIIALVVGLFISIIQATTQLQEQTLSFVPKILAVIVSLIVFGNFMMNSLIMFTQKIFEMIAEL
- the fliP gene encoding flagellar type III secretion system pore protein FliP (The bacterial flagellar biogenesis protein FliP forms a type III secretion system (T3SS)-type pore required for flagellar assembly.) — encoded protein: MQKKNKWILGLSLFLISFVLFPKVASAAELTDSLSGLSKVFENGAGETSQVVQLFLLTTALSIAPTFLVLTTSFTRIIIVLSFVRSSLGTQQNPPNLVLIGIALFLSLFIMQPVYTEVMTDAITPYINEEISGQEAFESAAQPIKKFMYKQTRDEDIQLFLDISETDEPTVIDDLPLNIAIPAFIISELRTAFSIGFLIFIPFLVIDIVVASILMSMGMFMLSPVMISLPFKLLLFVLVDGWYLVVESLVTGFQ